A genomic window from Salvia splendens isolate huo1 chromosome 11, SspV2, whole genome shotgun sequence includes:
- the LOC121754870 gene encoding 50S ribosomal protein 6, chloroplastic-like, whose amino-acid sequence MSVSAIFGTRLALPPPSAAATKAFPPPPSRLSVGGGGLAIECSSRPQKKATKHHMKTRPRKSRPSDIRHGPAVYPPLPPLPSEWTLVSDDSAAAPMPSQPAVNSE is encoded by the coding sequence ATGTCAGTTTCAGCCATTTTCGGCACAAGACTGGCGCTTCCGcccccctccgccgccgcaaCCAAGGCTTTCCCACCGCCACCGAGCCGCTTATCGGTCGGCGGCGGCGGCCTGGCGATCGAGTGCTCTTCCCGACCGCAGAAAAAGGCGACGAAGCATCACATGAAGACCCGCCCCCGCAAGAGCCGGCCTTCCGACATACGCCATGGACCCGCCGTGTACCCCCCGCTCCCCCCTCTGCCCTCGGAATGGACTCTCGTCTCCGACGACTCCGCTGCCGCGCCGATGCCGTCGCAGCCTGCTGTCAATTCCGAGTGA